The genomic segment GGGTCTTGTCAGTGCAACTCTCTGGGGAGAGGAACTGCAGTTGTAGACAACTTCTAAACCCCAAGGAGTGCTTTCTTGAAATACAATTGCAAGTTGCACAAAAACCAAAATGGTTTTACACGAATATGCCAACATGGTAACTGCTGCTGCAGAATATTATTATACTGGCAGCAAATTAAGTGTTGTCTAAAGTTAAGCCTACTCAACAAAACATGGCCGAATTTGTTATATTATCATTAATTCAGTTTCATACATATTTGAAATATAATCCTCTCTATTTGTAGGACTAAACCAGAGGCAGTGGAGGTGACATTTGCAGGTGAGTTAAGGACTAGTGGTTATTAATATTTCCACGCAATACCATGCAGTTTTAACAATATTATGCTATTTTCAGGAGTGAGTTGTCCAGGCGGGTGCTTGTTTGTAACTGATGGCTTTTCTCTGAACTGTAGATTTTGATGGTGTCCTCTACCACATCTCCAACCCCGATGGGGACAAGACCAAGCTGATGGTCAGCATCTCCCTCAAGTTCTACAAGGAGCTGCAGGAGCACGGAGCAGATGAGgtgacacacacaccagcatcTGTACCTCCCTTGCCCTCCGTTCAATCTACAGAtatgtcccgtgtagctcagttggtggagcatggcgcttgcaacgccagggttgtgggatcgattcccacgggggaccagtgtaTGTGACCGACGGGCccgatttggtcttatgtagcaaaatttgaaattgtgttttttacattggataaaggtagagactcagagctagaacatggtatatcatacactacagctgAGGAAcattgggaaagtaattctgctttgaaagttgataaacatgtaacctcacttttgagaaaatggcctttaatCTAATTACTCTATCTtattctaattccactgatttcagaactcagtcctccagaaagaggagtgcaacacttatgcagttctactacctgatatatttcttttttttaaatcagcattaaaaaggattacctacacatacttaccagctcatattatagacagaagcgcactacatggcagaccaatccgaactcatctcgcagcatgtccagcccactcctTTTCTCAGCCAATCATTGCTAGCTGGAAGGATGCTGTCtctttccatggctaaaccaactaggctcgtaatttaacaacttTATTTGTATTTCCATATGGCATTCAAGTCTGTTATTAAGGCATTGTTCCAGAATGCATTTCTTGcaacaaaaaatgcattttgataaaaaaagaaaaagtttacgttcaaatggagctcctgtgaagtagtgatgcaTTTTTTTTAAGGATGAAAATGTGTGCACTCACTACTGTGAGTTGCTctgtataagagtgtctgctaaattactcaaatgtaatgcTTGAAAACTAACCCATGGCACTCATCATAGCTTCAATTGTAGTTTAAAATGTGTGTCAGAGTAGATGTTTATTTTGTGAAAAAGGAGAAATGTCTGTAAAGCAGGATGTCAGGGCTTTGTACATCCTCACCATGTATGGAagaaagcagcagcagcagtggtttCTTATAGAAACAGGAAGTGCTCTCTGACTCACCCTATAAGGAGGAAGTGCTGACTGAGACAGCTAAATGTTGCCTAATGAACACCATGACTGCTTTCCTGTAGTCTACCAGTCCTTGTTTTCTTACTCTCTGCGAGCACTACTGGATCAAAGGACTGGATAAGTTTTAACAGTATTGCTTTTACCTGTCGAGCACTTTAAGCTCATGGAGGAAAAGAGCTGTGGAAAGGAACACCTATATCACTTGCTGCACAGTGGTGTGTTTTTTTAAAGGACCAGATCATGTCCCAGTCCTGTCACCTGACCATAGAAAGTTAGTCTGCCTTCATTGCCTTGTCTCCTACTTCAAGCTCTGTTCTTCATTGTAGTGGTATAGAAAGCTAGTTTAACAACTGCAAAAACAAAGTGGCCTTGTGAGAACATGTTCAGCTAATCAAGCCTTGTCCTTTTCAGTCACTCAATGTACATTTGGTTCACCTTGTCACCTTTCTTCACTAACtcacaacaaaacacattttcgtGTAGAAATGTTCCGCTTTGTGTTACATAATAGATTTACACAATACATAAATACATGTGTCACAATGGTGCACTCTTGCAATTTTACTGTAAAGGAAACTGAGTTGCAGTACAGCTTCTTATAATAGAAGTTGTGTCATCTCTGTTTTGACATGTGGAAGCTGGATTTGCATATTATTGCCTTTTTTGTTCAGAACATGGGCTACATTCCAGTGATTCCACATTGGCAGGTAACCGTTGTTTTAGGGGAAGGCTTATGATCTCCCCTTACCATTATCTACACTGAGACATCCATCCCTACCAGTCCACTCTAGCTCTCTGATGTTGCATAGCTGGTGTCTGACTCTGTTGGTGCCTTTGCTCTCTGGCCCTAATAACACACCAAATCCCTCCCTCCTTTCAGCTGCTGAAGCGGGTCTATGGGAACTTCCTGGTTTCACCCGAGGCGTGTAAGTATTATGTAACTACTGTCCACTCTCCCTATGTAAGTTACCACTGTCACaatgttaatgactccaactacTCAGAGAATGATCAACAGCGCGTCATATAGCCTATCCCTTACGGAGGTCCAACACCCACACTTTACTTATATTACTACCACTGACTTTGTTGGTAGCTACTTTATTCAGGAAAAATGTACTAACTATGACTGAGATacaatatgtggttgtcccaccaccTAGCTGTGACtgagatacagtatgtggttgtCCCGCCACCTAGCTGTGACtgagatacagtatgtggttgtCCCGCCACCTAGCTGTGACtgagatacagtatgtggttgtCCCGCCACCTAGCTGTGACTGAGATACTGTATGTGGTTGTCCCGCCACCTAGCTGTGACTGAGATACTGTATGTGGTTGTCCCGCCACCTAGCTGTGACtgagatacagtatgtggttgtCCCGCCACCTAGCTGTGACtgagatacagtatgtggttgtcccaccaccTAGCTGTGACTGAGATActgtatgtggttgtcccaccaccTAGCTGTGACtgagatacagtatgtggttgtcccaccaccTAGCTGTGACtgagatacagtatgtggttgtcccaccaccTAGCTGTGACtgagatacagtatgtggttgtcccaccaccTAGCTGTGACtgagatacagtatgtggttgtcccaccaccTAGCTGTGACTGAGATacaatatgtggttgtcccaccaccTAGCTGTGACTGAGATActgtatgtggttgtcccaccaccTAGCTGTGACTGAGATActgtatgtggttgtcccaccaccTAGCTGTGACTGAGATActgtatgtggttgtcccaccaccTAGCTGTGACTGAGATActgtatgtggttgtcccaccaccTAGCTGTGACTGAGATActgtatgtggttgtcccaccaccTAGCTGTGACTGAGATActgtatgtggttgtcccaccaccTAGCTGTGACTGAGATActgtatgtggttgtcccaccaccTAGCTGTGACTGAGATACTGTATGTGGTTGTCCCGCCACCTAGCTGTGACTGAGATACTGTATGTGGTTGTCCCGCCACCTAGCTGTGACTGAGATACTGTATGTGGTTGTCCCGCCACCTAGCTGTGACTGAGATActgtatgtggttgtcccaccaccTAGCTGTGACtgagatacagtatgtggttgtcccaccaccTAGCTGTGACTGAGATActgtatgtggttgtcccaccaccTAGCTGTGACTGTAAATCActataaatgactcaaatgtaaaaaagaAACAACTGGTTCTTgttttcctgctttagttttttccACAGCCTTAACTGTAGACACATTCAATTAAAATAACACCAATCACCCACGTCCTCCTCCGTGATTGAAACTATGGATAGTGTTTACTGGGTGATACGCTGTCTTTGGTTGGCACCAGGTCTAacgctttgcatttaggccaacacgttattcgtttttttttttttgcttaatAGTTTACTTTGCTGGCAAGTCGACGCAGAATTTGGGTTTTATTAGCATTTGTCATTTGCTATAGGCTGGTTTTGACCCCCATTCCCATCAGAGATTGACACACAATTGACACCATGTCATAGTTAGTAAACCTCTTACAAATAAGTTTTCTAGCGATTGAATAATTATATCGAACAATAGCTGATCTTGTCTGTGATTGGCCTTCTCCTAGGCTACAACGTGTCCCTTCTCTTTGACCTGGATGCGGTCCCGGCCAACAAGGAGGAAGTGATCCACCAGGCGGGCATGCTGAAGAGGAACTGCTTTGCCTCGGTATTCGAGAAGTACTTCAAGTTCCAGGAGGAGggcaaggagggagagaagagggccgTGGTCCACTACAGAGACGACGAGTCCATGTAGGTGGCCACTGCACTGCCTGGATGAAAATGTATAGAAGTAACCATAGACAAAAACAAGGATGCTATTTGTTGTTGACCACAAAGTCTGAGGCTTTGGGTGGGGGGGTTCTACTAAAACatttggaattgttttaaggtggTCATGACATGGAtcgtttagctatttgatttggaattttaggacctCTGTAGGTATCAAAACAATTACTTGTTAAAATATAGAATTTTGCCTTTActgctatagcccatagaaacacattgagtaacacattcataaatggcaaaacagtCAAAAATAAATCATACGGTTTTGAAGTATGTCTCTCAGTCtcacacactaccggtcaaaagttttagaacacctactcaagggtttttctttatttgtactattttctacattgtagaataatagtgaagatatcaaaacaatgaaaaggcacctatggaatcgtgtagtaaccaaaaaagtgttacacaaatttaaatatttgagattcttcaaatggctaccatttgccttgatgacagctttgcacactcttggcattctgtgaaccaggttcatgaggtagtcacctggaatggatttcaattaacaggtgtaccttcttaaaagttaattagtGGAATTTCATTctgtaatgcatttgagccaatcagttgtgttgtgacaaggtaggagtggtatacagaagatagccatatttggtaaaagaccaagtccatattatggtaagaacagctcaaataagcaaagagaaatgacagtccatcattactttaagacatgaatgtcagtcaattgctcgtttttcttggcccaagcaagtctcttcttattggtgtcctttagtagtggtttctttgcagcaattcaaccatgaaggcctgatttacgtagtctcctctgaacagttggcgTGGAAATGTGCCTGTTACTTAGCACTTATTttggctggtaactaatgaatttatcctctgcagcagaggtaactctgggtcttcctttcctgtggcggtcttcatgagagacagttttatcatagcgcttgatagtttttgcgactgcgcttgaagaaactttcagagttttttttaaatgtccgtattgactgaccttcatgtcttaaagtaatgatggactgtcatttctctttgcttatttgagctgttcttgccataatatggacttggtcttttaccaaatagggctatcttctgtataccacccctaccttgtcacaacataacagATTGTCTCAAAAgcactaagaaggaaagaaattccacaaattaacttttaacaaagcacacctgttaattgaaatgcattccaggtgactacctcatgaagctggttgagagaatgccaagagtgtgcaaagctgtcatcaaggcaaagggtggctactttgaagaatctccaatctagactatattttgatttaacacttttttttttagttgctacatgattccatatgtgttatttcatatttttgatgtcttcactattctaaaatatagaaaatagtacaaatttaaaaaaaaaaattgaatgagtaggtgtctaaaCCTTTGAttggcactgtatatatttttaaatccaaGAAaccttcctttttttttttttttactgccagTATTCCCTGTCACTGAGGTGACTACTGGTTGTTGACATGTTTCTGTGTTTGTCCTCAGGTATCTGGAGGCCAAGAAGGACAGAGTGACAGTGGTGTTCAGCACTGTGTTCAAAGACGACGATGATGTCATCCTTGGGAAAGTGTTCATGCAGGTAAACAATATTTCTCTCAAGTAGTGATGCGCTGATactgatatccaatattttctttgccaaaaaaaaaacgataccgatatttaacattttagcggccttttaagcattctagtatagtcccgtgtggctcagttggtagagcatggtgtttgcaacgccagggttgtgggttcgattcccacgggggacaagtatggagaaaaaaatgtatgaaagtcgctctggataagagcgtctgctaaatgactaaaatgtaaatgtatagttaAATAGTTCACACATGGCTGCAgcagtcaaaggcactgcatctcagtgcagtaGGCGTCACCACAGTcgttggttcgaatccaggctgtttcacatctggtcgtgattgggagtcccatagggcggcgcacaattggcccagtgtcgtccgggtttggccgtcattgtaaataacaatttgttcttaacggacttgcctagttaaaggttaccaCACTGACGAAAAAGTTATTTTGCTGTCATGTACGTATGtctccattaccagtaaaacctatttctttcacttacttactGTGCTGTttggttgttcatttgttcagtcgtttcattctcaaccaggatttcatcataccatgtcaagcagtgaagtttcagctctgtctgtccgttgCCTCTCTTCCttggtgcgcactgtcactgtgtccgtttccatcttgtccagctgtgtatgtaacatatcacttaaaccctgtttcttgtctgcatcgaggTAGTGGTCCTTGTacatagcatcgagcatggtggcgacacagtaaagagagaatgccaccgactcgcttgttcacagcctgtgttgccagttttgttgagcaggcgtttcaatgcggatccctgtggctcagttggtagagcatggtgtgtgcaacgccagcatggtgtgtgcaacgccagggttctgggttcgattcccacggggggccagtacaatttttttttaatgaaatgtctgcattcattcactactgtaagtcgctctggataagagcgtctgcaaatgactgaaatgtaaatgtaatgccatgacagagggtatcatgTATGctgttgatgagcttatttctccagtcagttgttcgaatggagaTGGCTAGTGTGtttgtttcaaacatgttctcaaatgccattgaaatggcagcagcagtATGACAACCAGCACATTCATGAGCATGAAATACGGTTcgacgacccactgtgctgtcagactccgcATAGTCATGGAGCTGATATCGCTAGTCCAAATGTTAGTCGtcaagctaatagcagtgatgctattactgtgtaactccggtagggcaacatctgaaaaatggcacacttggtagtgtgtaccggtgctcgaccagtcggcgaaagccaacatcacccacgccAGAGAACGGTTGTCAAGGACAACGAATTCCATTATCATGGCATTAATGGATTTGGCCTTTGAGTTGCCTCGCTGAAAT from the Salmo salar chromosome ssa17, Ssal_v3.1, whole genome shotgun sequence genome contains:
- the LOC106575630 gene encoding actin-related protein 2/3 complex subunit 2-A; protein product: MILLEINNRIIEETLTLKFDSASNGTKPEAVEVTFADFDGVLYHISNPDGDKTKLMVSISLKFYKELQEHGADELLKRVYGNFLVSPEACYNVSLLFDLDAVPANKEEVIHQAGMLKRNCFASVFEKYFKFQEEGKEGEKRAVVHYRDDESMYLEAKKDRVTVVFSTVFKDDDDVILGKVFMQEFKEGRRASHTAPQVLFSHREPPLELKDTDAAVGDNIGYITFVLFPRHTNANARDNTINLIHTFRDYLHYHIKCSKAYIHTRMRAKTSDFLKVLNRARPDAEKKEMKTMSGKTFSR